Genomic window (Planococcus sp. MSAK28401):
AAAAAGGCGAGCGGCTTTTTTCTCCCTACCACGTAATCGGGCGGCAAAGTGATGACAAGCACAGCATCCCGATGATCGATGGTAATCGGATAGCCGATGCCGTAATAAGCAGATCCGAGAACAGCTTCTTCGACATACATTTCGACTTTGCTGCCTTCTTTAGCGACACGTGCCGCGATGGTGCCGGATGATACTGGCTGCCCTTCTTTAATGGAGAGATCGTGGACGCCGGCTTTATAGTAGATATAGTGATCGTCAGCCGCAACCGCGATCGATGCCTCTTTCGGAATCCAGTCTCCGATAATGAATCCTACCTGCTCCAATACAGTGTTTGCCATAGCCATTTCCCCTTTCAAGTCCATTCGTCCGAATATTCCGTCTCTTATCCGCCCATATCGGCTTTTGTCATTTTTTCGAGACAAGCTGAATATTCTGTTATATATTAATATACATCAAAACAAACTGTATTAATACAGTTGATATTAAAAAATATTTTCACTCCGGAAAGGGATGGTTGGAATGGTAAACAAACAACAGCAAATCGAGGAATTGAACAAAGCGTGGCAGGAAGATAAACGCTGGGAGAACATCGAGCGTCCATATACAGCGGAAGATGTCATTAAGCTTCGCGGATCGGTCATGATCGAGCATACACTCGCGAAACGCGGCGCAGATCGCCTCTACCGCCAGATCAATGAAATGCCTTTCGTCAACGCGCTCGGCGCACTTACCGGTAACCAGGCAGTGCAGCAAGTGAAAGCCGGGCTTCAGGCAATTTACTTGAGCGGCTGGCAAGTAGCAGCGGACGCCAACTCCGCAGGCCAGATGTACCCGGACCAAAGCTTGTACCCGGTTAACTCGGTTCCGGATGTTGTCCGCAAAATCAACCGTGCCCTTCAACGTGCAGACCAAATCGACAGCGTTGAAAACACAGAAGGCTTCGACTGGTTTGCACCGATCGTCGCAGATGCTGAAGCAGGATTCGGCGGCCCGCTCAACGTCTACGAATTGATGAAGTCGATGATCGAAGCTGGCGCAGCTGGCGTTCACTTCGAAGATCAACTCGCTTCCGAGAAAAAATGTGGACATCTTGGCGGTAAAGTATTGCTGCCGACTCAAAACGCAGTGAAAAACCTGGTCTCTGCAAGACTTGCAGCTGACGTCATGGGTGTTCCGACACTTATCATCGCCCGCACGGATGCAGATGCAGCGGATTTGATCACAAGCGATATCGATGAGCGCGACCACCAGTTCATCACCGGCGAACGCACACCGGAAGGCTTCTACCGCACAAACCCAGGCATCGACCAAGCGATTGCCCGCGGGCTTGCGTACGCACCATACGCTGACTTGATCTGGTGCGAAACGTCCCACCCGAACTTGGAAGAAGCACAACAATTCGCCGATGCCATTCATGCACAGTTCCCAGGCAAGATGCTCGCATACAATTGCTCACCTTCATTTAACTGGGCTGC
Coding sequences:
- the aceA gene encoding isocitrate lyase produces the protein MVNKQQQIEELNKAWQEDKRWENIERPYTAEDVIKLRGSVMIEHTLAKRGADRLYRQINEMPFVNALGALTGNQAVQQVKAGLQAIYLSGWQVAADANSAGQMYPDQSLYPVNSVPDVVRKINRALQRADQIDSVENTEGFDWFAPIVADAEAGFGGPLNVYELMKSMIEAGAAGVHFEDQLASEKKCGHLGGKVLLPTQNAVKNLVSARLAADVMGVPTLIIARTDADAADLITSDIDERDHQFITGERTPEGFYRTNPGIDQAIARGLAYAPYADLIWCETSHPNLEEAQQFADAIHAQFPGKMLAYNCSPSFNWAAKLDEETIAKYQVELGKMGYKFQFVTLAGFHALNHSMFELAHDYKDNGMAAYSKLQQAEFASESKGYTATRHQREVGTSYFDEISQIVSGGTSSTTAMKGSTETEQFQTVKG
- a CDS encoding LytTR family DNA-binding domain-containing protein: MANTVLEQVGFIIGDWIPKEASIAVAADDHYIYYKAGVHDLSIKEGQPVSSGTIAARVAKEGSKVEMYVEEAVLGSAYYGIGYPITIDHRDAVLVITLPPDYVVGRKKPLAFLTGKQDDSWRPIPVEKVSHIESSQKKTWFYAEEDPYCSSHTLKNLKEQLPDYFLTVHRSFIVNVHYIEEIAKDVASNYVLTLRDGSTIPVSQNYTADVRSRLGF